From one Streptomyces mobaraensis genomic stretch:
- a CDS encoding Leu/Phe/Val dehydrogenase, producing the protein MTDVRPTSPAESESVLHTLFGSELGGHEQVVLCQDRETGLKAVIALHSTALGPALGGTRFHPYASEEEAVRDALNLARGMSYKNALAGLEHGGGKAVIIGDPDTIKTEQLLLAYGRFVASLGGRYVTACDVGTYVRDMDVVARECRWTTGRSPENGGAGDSSVLTAFGVFQGMRAAARTQWGEPTLRGRRVGVAGVGKVGRYLVRHLVEDGAEVVVTDVKQAAVEAITEKFPQVTAVSDVDVLVRSPLDVYAPCALGGALDDATVAALTATVVCGAANNQLAHPGVEKDLADRGILYAPDYVVNAGGVIQVAEELKGFDFDRAKAKAAKIYDTTLAIFERAAADGIPPAAAADRLAEQRMAEARGSRTAGVPRQVRQ; encoded by the coding sequence GTGACTGACGTACGTCCCACCTCCCCAGCCGAGTCCGAGAGCGTGCTGCACACCCTGTTCGGCTCCGAACTCGGCGGGCACGAGCAGGTCGTGCTCTGCCAGGACCGCGAGACCGGCCTCAAGGCCGTGATCGCCCTCCACTCCACCGCCCTGGGCCCGGCGCTCGGCGGCACCCGCTTCCACCCCTACGCCTCCGAGGAGGAGGCCGTCCGCGACGCCCTCAACCTCGCGCGCGGCATGTCGTACAAGAACGCGCTGGCGGGTCTGGAGCACGGCGGCGGGAAGGCCGTGATCATCGGCGACCCGGACACGATCAAGACCGAACAACTGCTGCTCGCCTACGGCCGGTTCGTGGCCTCCCTCGGCGGCCGCTATGTCACCGCGTGCGACGTCGGCACGTACGTGCGGGACATGGACGTCGTCGCCCGGGAGTGCCGCTGGACCACCGGCCGCTCCCCCGAGAACGGCGGTGCCGGCGACTCGTCCGTGCTCACCGCGTTCGGTGTCTTCCAGGGCATGCGGGCCGCGGCGCGCACCCAGTGGGGCGAGCCCACGCTGCGCGGCCGGCGGGTCGGCGTCGCCGGGGTCGGCAAGGTCGGGCGCTACCTGGTGCGGCACTTGGTCGAGGACGGTGCGGAGGTCGTCGTCACCGACGTCAAGCAGGCCGCCGTCGAGGCGATCACCGAGAAGTTCCCGCAGGTCACGGCGGTTTCGGACGTCGACGTCCTGGTGCGCTCGCCGCTTGACGTCTACGCCCCCTGCGCCCTCGGCGGTGCCCTCGACGACGCGACGGTCGCGGCGCTCACGGCGACCGTCGTCTGCGGCGCGGCCAACAACCAGCTCGCCCACCCGGGGGTCGAGAAGGACCTCGCCGACCGCGGCATCCTCTACGCCCCCGACTACGTCGTGAACGCCGGCGGCGTCATCCAGGTCGCGGAGGAGCTCAAGGGCTTCGACTTCGACCGGGCGAAGGCCAAGGCGGCGAAGATCTACGACACCACGCTGGCCATATTCGAACGGGCGGCGGCGGACGGCATCCCGCCCGCCGCGGCGGCCGACCGGCTCGCCGAGCAGCGGATGGCGGAGGCGCGCGGAAGCCGGACGGCCGGGGTGCCGCGTCAGGTACGGCAGTGA
- a CDS encoding TetR/AcrR family transcriptional regulator: MTQGQPGLRERKKLQTRQKLMRVAVELFEERGYDKVSVAEIAAAAEVSKMTVFNYCGSKEDILVGALEDHVDDVARAVRERAPGESVVHAVRRQFLAAVDASDPAVGMSDAPFALRLRRLIVETPVLLARAREIAHRSEWLLAEELAPFGDPAMARVLAGQIIGLRYGLVALNQRRLLAGESAASFADEARELAERAFDMLEFGLGDYGAVRPDTAG, encoded by the coding sequence ATGACGCAAGGGCAGCCGGGGCTGCGGGAACGCAAAAAGCTCCAGACCCGCCAGAAGCTGATGCGGGTCGCCGTCGAGCTCTTCGAGGAACGCGGCTACGACAAGGTCTCCGTCGCTGAGATCGCCGCCGCCGCGGAGGTCTCGAAGATGACGGTCTTCAACTACTGCGGCAGCAAAGAGGACATCCTCGTCGGCGCCCTGGAGGACCACGTCGACGACGTCGCCCGCGCGGTCCGCGAACGCGCCCCCGGCGAGTCCGTGGTGCACGCGGTCCGCCGGCAGTTCCTCGCCGCCGTCGACGCCTCCGACCCGGCGGTCGGCATGTCCGACGCCCCCTTCGCCCTCCGGCTGCGCCGGCTCATCGTCGAGACCCCCGTCCTGCTGGCCCGCGCCCGGGAGATCGCCCACCGCAGCGAGTGGCTGCTCGCCGAAGAACTGGCCCCTTTCGGCGACCCGGCCATGGCCCGCGTCCTCGCCGGCCAGATCATCGGGCTGCGGTACGGCCTCGTGGCCCTCAACCAGCGGCGGCTGCTGGCCGGGGAGTCCGCCGCCTCCTTCGCCGACGAGGCCCGGGAGCTGGCGGAACGGGCCTTCGACATGCTGGAGTTCGGCCTCGGCGACTACGGAGCGGTACGCCCGGACACGGCGGGCTGA
- the hrpA gene encoding ATP-dependent RNA helicase HrpA has translation MSTQPALTPAGLAARLSELSLRDAQRLGRRLDGARRIRKPEAREAVLAEIDAEIGQAEERVARRAARVPAVTYPEQLPVSQKKDAILEAIRDHQVVIVAGETGSGKTTQIPKICLELGRGVRGLIGHTQPRRLAARTVAERVAEELRTPLGEAVGWKVRFTDQVGPDTMVKLMTDGILLAEIQTDRELRQYDTIIIDEAHERSLNIDFILGYLAQLLPRRPDLKVVITSATIDPERFSRHFGDAPIIEVSGRTYPVEVRYRPLLEEQSEDSDRDQITAICDAVDELQREGDGDILVFLSGEREIRDTADALEKKKLRFTEILPLYARLSHAEQHRVFQRHTGRRIVLATNVAETSLTVPGIKYVIDPGFARISRYSHRTKVQRLPIEPVSQASANQRKGRCGRTSDGVCIRLYSEDDFLSRPEFTDAEILRTNLASVILQMTAAGLGDIEKFPFIDPPDRRNIKDGVDLLQELGALDPQQKDPKKRLTPLGRKLSQLPVDPRLARMVLEADRNGCVREVMVIAAALSIQDPRERPSEKQQQADQQHARFKDETSDFLAFLNLWRYVREQQKALSSSAFRRMCKSEFLNYLRIREWQDIYTQLRTVAKSMGVHLNDEDAAPERVHQSLLAGLLSHLGLKDTEKNEYLGARSAKFAVFPGSALFKKPPRWIMSAELVETSRLWARVNARIEPEWIEPLAQHLVKRTYSEPHWEQKQAAVMAYERVTLYGVPIVAQRKVNYGRIDPETSRELFIRNALVEGDWKTHHQFFHDNRKLLGEVEELEHRARRRDILVDDETLFDFYDQRLPEHVVSGAHFDSWWKHKRREEPGLLDFEHSMLINENAEAVTKDDYPDSWRQGRLKFRVTYQFEPGADADGVTVHIPLQVLNQVSPEGFDWQIPGLREDLVTELIRSLPKPLRRNCVPAPNYAQRFLDCASIPDGGPVQEPLTTALARELHRMTAVRIEADDFDPSRVPDHLKITFRIVDERKRKIAEDKDLEALRTRLKPKTQAAITRAFEKATTASGSAAGPEQRSGLTQWTIGALPRTFETRRAGQPVKAYPALVDEGASVAVRLFDTEEEQRQAMWRGTRRLILLNLPSNPAKFAQDKLSNQQKLALSRNPHGSIQALFEDCVAGAADKLIAGHGGPAWDEEGFRKLFDAVRADIVDVTLDTIRKVQEVLAAWQACERRLKATTSPVLLTSLTDIKQQLAELVKPGFVTAHGVRRLPDLLRYLVAVDRRLTQLPTNAERDRARLAKVKEMQDEHAWLLEQFPKGRPVPQEALDVRWMIEELRVSYFAHALGTAFPVSDKRIVKAIDALAP, from the coding sequence ATGTCTACGCAGCCTGCCCTCACCCCCGCCGGCCTCGCCGCGCGCCTGTCCGAGCTGTCCCTGCGCGACGCGCAGCGGCTGGGCCGCAGGCTGGACGGTGCCCGCCGGATCCGCAAGCCCGAGGCCCGGGAGGCGGTCCTCGCCGAGATCGACGCCGAGATCGGCCAGGCCGAGGAGCGCGTGGCGCGCCGCGCGGCCCGGGTGCCGGCCGTCACGTACCCCGAGCAGCTCCCGGTCAGCCAGAAGAAGGACGCGATCCTGGAGGCGATACGCGACCACCAGGTCGTCATCGTCGCGGGTGAGACCGGTTCCGGCAAGACCACGCAGATCCCCAAGATCTGTCTGGAGCTGGGCCGGGGCGTCCGCGGTCTGATCGGGCACACCCAGCCCCGCCGGCTCGCCGCCCGTACGGTGGCGGAGCGGGTCGCGGAGGAGCTGCGGACGCCGCTGGGCGAGGCCGTCGGCTGGAAGGTCCGGTTCACGGACCAGGTCGGGCCGGACACCATGGTCAAGCTGATGACCGACGGCATCCTGCTGGCGGAGATCCAGACCGACCGCGAGCTGCGCCAGTACGACACGATCATCATCGACGAGGCGCACGAGCGCAGCCTCAACATCGACTTCATCCTGGGCTACCTCGCCCAGCTACTCCCCCGCCGCCCCGACCTCAAGGTCGTGATCACCTCGGCGACGATCGACCCGGAGCGCTTCTCCCGGCACTTCGGCGACGCCCCGATCATCGAGGTCAGCGGGCGGACGTACCCGGTCGAGGTGCGCTACCGGCCGCTGCTGGAGGAGCAGTCCGAGGACTCCGACCGCGACCAGATCACGGCGATCTGCGACGCGGTGGACGAGCTCCAGCGGGAGGGCGACGGCGACATCCTGGTCTTCCTCTCCGGCGAGCGGGAGATCCGGGACACGGCGGACGCGCTGGAGAAGAAGAAGCTGAGGTTCACGGAGATCCTGCCGCTCTACGCGCGGCTGTCCCACGCCGAGCAGCACCGCGTCTTCCAGCGCCACACCGGCCGTCGCATCGTCCTGGCCACCAACGTGGCCGAGACGTCCCTCACCGTGCCCGGCATCAAGTACGTCATCGACCCCGGCTTCGCCCGGATCTCGCGCTACAGCCACCGCACCAAGGTGCAGCGGCTGCCGATCGAGCCGGTCTCGCAGGCGAGCGCCAACCAGCGCAAGGGCCGCTGCGGCCGGACGAGCGACGGCGTCTGTATCCGGTTGTACTCGGAGGACGACTTCCTCTCCCGGCCGGAGTTCACGGACGCGGAGATCCTCCGCACCAACCTCGCCTCCGTCATCCTTCAGATGACGGCCGCCGGGCTCGGGGACATCGAGAAGTTCCCGTTCATCGACCCGCCGGACCGCCGCAATATCAAGGACGGCGTCGACCTGCTCCAGGAGCTGGGCGCGCTCGACCCGCAGCAGAAGGATCCGAAGAAGCGGCTCACGCCCCTCGGCCGCAAGCTGTCGCAGCTCCCCGTGGACCCGCGCCTCGCCCGCATGGTGCTGGAAGCGGACCGGAACGGCTGTGTCCGCGAGGTGATGGTGATCGCCGCCGCGCTGTCGATCCAGGATCCGCGCGAGCGGCCGTCGGAGAAGCAGCAGCAGGCGGACCAGCAGCACGCCCGCTTCAAGGACGAGACGAGCGACTTCCTCGCCTTCCTCAACCTCTGGCGCTATGTGCGCGAGCAGCAGAAGGCGCTGTCGTCCTCGGCGTTCCGGCGCATGTGCAAGTCGGAGTTCCTGAACTACCTGCGGATACGCGAGTGGCAGGACATCTACACCCAGCTGCGCACGGTCGCGAAGTCGATGGGCGTGCACCTGAACGACGAGGACGCGGCCCCGGAGCGCGTCCACCAGTCGCTGCTCGCCGGCCTGCTCTCGCACCTCGGCCTCAAGGACACCGAGAAGAACGAGTACCTGGGCGCCCGCAGCGCCAAGTTCGCGGTCTTCCCCGGCTCGGCCCTCTTCAAGAAGCCGCCGCGCTGGATCATGTCGGCGGAGCTGGTGGAGACCTCCCGGCTGTGGGCCCGGGTGAACGCCCGGATCGAGCCGGAGTGGATCGAGCCGCTCGCCCAGCACCTGGTGAAGCGCACCTACAGCGAGCCGCACTGGGAGCAGAAGCAGGCGGCCGTCATGGCGTACGAGCGGGTGACGCTCTACGGCGTGCCGATCGTGGCGCAGCGCAAGGTCAACTACGGCCGGATCGACCCGGAGACCAGCCGCGAGCTGTTCATCCGCAACGCGCTGGTGGAGGGCGACTGGAAGACGCACCACCAGTTCTTCCACGACAACCGCAAGCTGCTCGGCGAGGTCGAGGAGCTGGAGCACCGGGCGCGCCGCCGGGACATCCTGGTGGACGACGAGACGCTGTTCGACTTCTACGATCAGCGGCTGCCCGAACACGTCGTGTCCGGGGCGCACTTCGACTCGTGGTGGAAGCACAAGCGGCGTGAGGAGCCGGGGCTGCTCGACTTCGAGCACTCCATGCTGATCAACGAGAACGCCGAGGCGGTCACCAAGGACGACTATCCGGACTCCTGGCGGCAGGGCCGGCTGAAGTTCCGGGTGACGTACCAGTTCGAGCCGGGGGCGGACGCGGACGGCGTGACGGTCCACATCCCGCTCCAGGTGCTCAACCAGGTCTCCCCGGAGGGCTTCGACTGGCAGATCCCTGGGCTGCGCGAGGACCTGGTGACGGAGCTGATCCGCTCGCTGCCGAAGCCGCTGCGCCGCAACTGTGTGCCGGCGCCGAACTACGCGCAGCGCTTCCTGGACTGCGCCTCTATCCCCGACGGGGGCCCCGTCCAGGAGCCGCTGACCACCGCCCTCGCCCGCGAGCTGCACCGGATGACCGCCGTCCGGATCGAGGCCGACGACTTCGACCCGAGCCGCGTCCCCGACCACCTGAAGATCACCTTCCGGATCGTCGACGAGCGCAAGCGGAAGATCGCCGAGGACAAGGACCTGGAGGCGCTGCGCACCCGGCTGAAGCCGAAGACGCAGGCGGCCATCACCAGGGCCTTCGAGAAGGCCACGACGGCCTCCGGGAGCGCCGCCGGGCCCGAGCAGCGGTCCGGGCTCACCCAGTGGACGATCGGGGCCCTGCCGCGCACCTTCGAGACCCGGCGCGCGGGGCAGCCCGTCAAGGCGTACCCGGCGCTGGTCGATGAGGGCGCCTCGGTCGCCGTCCGCCTCTTCGACACCGAGGAGGAGCAGCGGCAGGCCATGTGGCGCGGCACCCGCCGCCTCATCCTGCTCAACCTGCCCTCCAACCCCGCCAAGTTCGCCCAGGACAAGCTGAGCAACCAGCAGAAGCTCGCCCTGTCGCGGAACCCGCACGGTTCGATCCAGGCCCTCTTCGAGGACTGCGTGGCGGGTGCGGCGGACAAGCTGATCGCCGGGCACGGCGGGCCCGCCTGGGACGAGGAGGGCTTCCGGAAGCTCTTCGACGCGGTCCGGGCGGACATCGTCGACGTGACGCTGGACACCATCCGCAAGGTGCAGGAGGTACTGGCCGCCTGGCAGGCGTGCGAGCGCCGGTTGAAGGCCACCACCAGCCCCGTGCTGCTCACCTCCCTCACGGACATCAAGCAGCAGCTCGCGGAGCTGGTGAAGCCCGGCTTCGTGACCGCCCACGGCGTCCGCCGGCTGCCCGACCTGCTGCGCTACCTGGTGGCCGTGGACCGGCGGCTGACCCAGCTGCCCACCAACGCGGAGCGGGACCGGGCGCGGCTGGCCAAGGTCAAGGAGATGCAGGACGAGCACGCCTGGCTGCTGGAGCAGTTCCCGAAGGGGCGGCCGGTGCCCCAGGAGGCCCTGGACGTCCGCTGGATGATCGAGGAGCTGCGGGTGAGCTACTTCGCGCACGCGCTCGGCACGGCGTTCCCGGTCTCGGACAAGCGCATCGTGAAGGCCATCGACGCCCTCGCGCCCTGA
- a CDS encoding metallopeptidase family protein, whose product MLEMTREEFEELVAEGLDRIPPELTRLMDNVAVFVEDEPPADDPELLGLYEGTPLTERGEWYAGVLPDRITVYRGPTLRMCATREEVVAEVEVTVVHEVAHHFGIDDERLHALGYG is encoded by the coding sequence GTGCTGGAGATGACGCGCGAGGAGTTCGAGGAGCTGGTCGCCGAGGGGCTGGACCGGATCCCGCCGGAGCTGACGCGGCTGATGGACAACGTCGCCGTGTTCGTCGAGGACGAGCCCCCGGCGGACGACCCGGAGCTGCTCGGGCTCTACGAGGGGACGCCGCTGACGGAGCGCGGCGAGTGGTACGCGGGGGTGCTGCCCGACCGGATCACCGTCTACCGCGGCCCCACGTTGCGCATGTGCGCGACGCGGGAGGAGGTCGTGGCGGAGGTGGAGGTCACCGTGGTGCACGAGGTGGCGCACCACTTCGGCATCGACGACGAGCGGCTGCACGCGCTCGGGTACGGCTGA
- a CDS encoding DUF3073 domain-containing protein, producing the protein MGRGRAKAKQTKVARQLKYNSGGTDLSRLANELGASPVKQPPNGEPLDDELDDDPYAQYAARYNDEDDDDEQHSSGQSAYRRRA; encoded by the coding sequence ATGGGGCGCGGCCGGGCCAAGGCCAAGCAGACAAAGGTCGCCCGCCAGCTGAAGTACAACAGCGGTGGGACCGACCTCTCACGCCTGGCCAACGAGCTGGGCGCATCGCCGGTAAAGCAGCCGCCGAACGGTGAGCCGCTCGACGATGAGCTGGACGACGACCCGTACGCTCAGTACGCGGCGCGTTACAACGACGAGGACGACGACGACGAGCAGCACTCGTCCGGTCAGTCCGCCTACCGTCGCCGCGCTTGA
- a CDS encoding DUF6274 family protein yields the protein MTTTSPTARTRHETGALLRAHLSASVRYRHLTRHCAVCHRLLRLALETAPGAPGGAQGGPGDSGEGPAA from the coding sequence ATGACCACGACCAGCCCGACCGCGAGGACCCGGCACGAGACCGGGGCGCTGCTGCGAGCCCACCTCTCGGCGTCCGTCCGCTACCGCCATCTGACCCGTCACTGCGCAGTCTGCCACCGGCTGCTGCGGCTGGCCCTGGAGACCGCGCCCGGCGCCCCCGGGGGCGCCCAGGGCGGCCCGGGGGACTCCGGGGAGGGCCCGGCGGCATGA
- a CDS encoding sterol carrier family protein has product MTAAQRKPKPRTYDPAKVRAALDGQLTALRRAVAALCAGPDAAASLAAPTRLGAWTVRDLIAHLALALESLPVRLAQPAPGPADPRVDLRGYLAAMRSGAEPVAAAAPAAARALGDEPAAAAARLDEAAGRLSAAVAAADPAAPLATVLGPMTVADYTLTRLLEAVVHADDLAAATGVPFAHERQALATVTRMLADALAGAAPGGSVEVRIPPFAVVQCVEGPRHTRGTPPNVVETDPLTWIRLASGRADWTAAVEDALVTASGERADLSGQLPLFG; this is encoded by the coding sequence ATGACCGCCGCGCAGCGCAAGCCGAAGCCCCGCACCTACGACCCCGCCAAGGTCCGGGCCGCCCTGGACGGCCAGTTGACCGCCCTGCGCCGCGCGGTGGCCGCCCTCTGCGCGGGCCCCGACGCCGCCGCGTCGCTGGCGGCGCCCACCCGGCTGGGCGCCTGGACCGTCCGCGATCTGATCGCGCACCTCGCCCTCGCCCTGGAGTCCCTGCCCGTCCGCCTCGCTCAGCCCGCGCCGGGCCCCGCCGACCCCCGCGTGGACCTGCGGGGTTACCTGGCCGCCATGCGGTCCGGGGCCGAGCCCGTCGCCGCCGCCGCACCGGCCGCCGCCCGTGCCCTGGGCGACGAACCGGCCGCCGCGGCGGCCCGGTTGGACGAGGCCGCCGGCCGGCTCTCCGCCGCCGTCGCGGCCGCCGACCCCGCCGCGCCGCTCGCCACCGTGCTGGGCCCGATGACCGTCGCGGACTACACGCTCACCCGCCTGCTGGAGGCCGTCGTCCACGCCGACGACCTCGCCGCGGCCACCGGGGTGCCCTTCGCCCACGAGCGGCAGGCCCTGGCCACCGTCACCCGGATGCTCGCCGACGCGCTGGCCGGCGCGGCGCCCGGCGGTTCGGTGGAGGTCCGGATCCCGCCCTTCGCCGTCGTCCAGTGCGTCGAGGGCCCCCGGCACACCCGCGGCACCCCGCCGAACGTCGTCGAGACCGACCCGCTGACCTGGATCCGGCTGGCCTCAGGCCGCGCCGACTGGACCGCCGCCGTCGAGGACGCGCTGGTCACCGCGAGCGGCGAACGGGCCGATCTGTCCGGACAACTCCCTTTGTTCGGCTGA
- the purF gene encoding amidophosphoribosyltransferase, with the protein MPRGDGRLNHDLLPGEKGPQDACGVFGVWAPGEEVAKLTYFGLYALQHRGQESAGIAVSNGSQILVFKDMGLVSQVFDETSLGSLSGHIAVGHARYSTTGASVWENAQPTFRATAHGSIALGHNGNLVNTAELAEMVAALPRDGGRATQVAATNDTDLVTALLAGQTDDDGKPLTVEESAAKVLPAVQGAFSLVFMDEHTLYAARDPQGIRPLVLGRLERGWVVASETAALDIVGAAFVREVEPGELVAIDENGVRTSRFAEARPKGCVFEYVYLARPDTDIAGRNVYLSRVEMGRRLAAEAPAEADLVIATPESGTPAAVGYAEASGIPYSAGLVKNSYVGRTFIQPSQTIRQLGIRLKLNPLKEVIRGKRLVVVDDSIVRGNTQRALVRMLREAGAAEVHIRISSPPIKWPCFFGIDFATRAELIANGMTVDEIGKSLGADSLAYISIDGMIEATAIPKANLCRACFDGEYPMDLPDPELLGKHLLETELAGGHDAADALRRP; encoded by the coding sequence GTGCCTCGTGGTGACGGACGACTCAACCACGACCTGCTCCCCGGCGAGAAGGGCCCCCAGGACGCTTGCGGCGTCTTCGGTGTCTGGGCTCCGGGTGAAGAGGTCGCCAAACTCACCTATTTCGGGCTGTATGCGCTGCAGCACCGTGGACAGGAGTCCGCGGGCATCGCGGTGAGCAACGGCTCCCAGATCCTGGTCTTCAAGGACATGGGCCTGGTCTCCCAGGTCTTCGACGAGACCTCCCTCGGCTCACTGAGCGGCCATATCGCCGTGGGCCACGCCCGGTACTCCACCACCGGGGCCTCGGTGTGGGAGAACGCCCAGCCGACCTTCCGCGCGACCGCCCACGGCTCCATCGCCCTCGGTCACAACGGCAACCTGGTCAACACGGCCGAGCTGGCCGAGATGGTCGCCGCGCTGCCGCGCGACGGCGGCCGGGCCACCCAGGTCGCCGCGACCAACGACACGGACCTGGTCACCGCCCTGCTCGCGGGCCAGACCGACGACGACGGCAAGCCGCTGACCGTCGAGGAGTCGGCCGCCAAGGTCCTCCCCGCCGTCCAGGGCGCCTTCTCGCTCGTCTTCATGGACGAGCACACCCTCTACGCCGCCCGCGACCCGCAGGGCATCCGCCCGCTGGTCCTCGGCCGCCTGGAGCGCGGCTGGGTGGTCGCCTCCGAGACCGCCGCCCTGGACATCGTCGGCGCGGCCTTCGTCCGCGAGGTCGAGCCCGGCGAGCTCGTCGCCATCGACGAGAACGGCGTCCGGACCAGCCGGTTCGCCGAGGCCCGCCCCAAGGGCTGCGTCTTCGAGTACGTCTACCTCGCCCGCCCCGACACCGACATCGCGGGCCGCAACGTCTACCTCTCCCGGGTGGAGATGGGCCGCCGGCTCGCCGCCGAGGCCCCGGCCGAGGCCGACCTGGTGATAGCGACCCCGGAGTCCGGCACCCCGGCCGCCGTCGGCTACGCCGAGGCCAGCGGGATCCCCTACAGCGCGGGCCTGGTCAAGAACAGCTACGTCGGCCGGACCTTCATCCAGCCCAGCCAGACCATCCGCCAGCTCGGCATCCGGCTGAAGCTCAACCCGCTGAAGGAGGTCATCCGCGGCAAGCGCCTGGTCGTCGTGGACGACTCCATCGTCCGCGGGAACACCCAGCGCGCCCTGGTCCGGATGCTTCGCGAGGCCGGCGCCGCCGAGGTCCACATCCGGATCTCGTCCCCGCCGATCAAGTGGCCCTGCTTCTTCGGCATCGACTTCGCCACCCGCGCCGAGCTGATCGCCAACGGCATGACGGTCGACGAGATCGGCAAGTCCCTGGGCGCCGACTCCCTGGCGTACATCTCTATCGACGGCATGATCGAGGCGACGGCCATCCCCAAGGCGAACCTCTGCCGCGCCTGCTTCGACGGCGAGTACCCGATGGACCTGCCCGACCCCGAGCTGCTCGGCAAGCACCTGCTGGAGACCGAGCTCGCAGGCGGCCACGACGCCGCGGACGCCCTGCGCCGCCCGTAA
- the purM gene encoding phosphoribosylformylglycinamidine cyclo-ligase — protein sequence MSPETTGASYASAGVDIEAGDRAVELMKEWVKKATRPEVVGGLGGFAGLFDASALKRYERPLLASATDGVGTKVDIARRMGVYDTIGHDLVGMVVDDLVVCGAEPLFMTDYICVGKVHPERVAAIVKGIAEGCTLAGCALVGGETAEHPGLLGADEFDVAGAGTGVVEADRLLGADRVREGDVVIAMASSGLHSNGYSLVRHVLLDRAGWSLDREVPELGRTLGEELLEPTRIYSLDCLALTRTTEVHAFSHITGGGLANNLARVIPDHLHAEVDRATWTPDPVFTLVGEVGGVERLELEKTLNMGVGMMAVVPAESVDAALTTLADRGVESWVAGEITGRGDRAGAAVLTGDYGDGGTDGGRTA from the coding sequence ATGTCTCCTGAGACCACTGGTGCCAGCTACGCAAGCGCGGGCGTCGACATCGAGGCGGGCGACCGCGCCGTCGAACTCATGAAGGAATGGGTGAAGAAGGCCACCCGCCCCGAGGTCGTCGGCGGCCTCGGCGGCTTCGCCGGCCTCTTCGACGCCAGCGCCCTCAAGCGCTACGAGCGCCCCCTCCTCGCCTCCGCCACCGACGGCGTCGGCACCAAGGTGGACATCGCCCGCCGCATGGGCGTCTACGACACCATCGGCCACGACCTGGTCGGCATGGTCGTCGACGACCTCGTGGTCTGCGGCGCCGAGCCGCTGTTCATGACCGACTACATCTGCGTCGGCAAGGTCCACCCCGAGCGGGTCGCCGCGATCGTCAAGGGCATCGCCGAGGGCTGCACCCTCGCCGGCTGCGCGCTGGTCGGCGGCGAGACCGCCGAGCACCCCGGGCTGCTCGGCGCGGACGAGTTCGACGTGGCCGGCGCCGGCACCGGAGTCGTCGAGGCCGACCGGCTGCTCGGCGCGGACCGGGTCCGCGAGGGTGACGTCGTCATCGCGATGGCCTCCTCCGGACTTCACTCGAACGGGTACTCGCTGGTACGCCATGTGCTCCTCGACCGGGCCGGCTGGTCGCTGGACCGCGAGGTCCCCGAGCTCGGCCGCACCCTCGGCGAGGAGCTGCTGGAGCCGACCCGGATCTACTCGCTGGACTGCCTGGCGCTCACCCGGACGACCGAGGTGCACGCCTTCTCGCACATCACCGGCGGCGGACTCGCCAACAATCTCGCCCGGGTGATCCCGGACCATCTGCACGCGGAGGTCGACCGCGCGACCTGGACGCCGGACCCGGTGTTCACCCTGGTCGGCGAGGTGGGCGGGGTCGAGCGCCTGGAGCTGGAGAAGACCCTCAACATGGGCGTCGGCATGATGGCCGTCGTGCCCGCGGAGTCGGTCGACGCCGCCCTGACCACGCTGGCCGACCGGGGCGTCGAGTCCTGGGTCGCCGGCGAGATCACCGGGCGCGGCGACCGTGCCGGGGCCGCGGTGCTGACCGGTGACTACGGCGACGGCGGTACCGACGGTGGCCGCACGGCCTGA
- the bldC gene encoding developmental transcriptional regulator BldC yields the protein MTARTPDAEPLLTPAEVATMFRVDPKTVTRWAKAGKLTSIRTLGGHRRYREAEVRALLAGIPQQRSES from the coding sequence ATGACCGCTCGCACCCCTGATGCCGAGCCGCTGTTGACCCCGGCTGAGGTTGCCACGATGTTCCGCGTGGACCCGAAGACGGTCACGCGGTGGGCGAAGGCAGGCAAGCTCACGTCGATCCGTACGCTCGGAGGCCACCGCCGTTACCGCGAGGCGGAGGTCCGGGCGCTGCTGGCAGGCATCCCGCAGCAGCGCAGCGAGTCCTGA